A window of Saccopteryx leptura isolate mSacLep1 chromosome 5, mSacLep1_pri_phased_curated, whole genome shotgun sequence contains these coding sequences:
- the EIF6 gene encoding eukaryotic translation initiation factor 6, protein MAVRASFENNSEIGCFAKLTNSYCLVAIGGSENFYSVFEGELAETIPVVHASIAGCRIIGRMCVGNRHGLLVPNNTTDQELQHIRNCLPDSVQIRRVEERLSALGNVTTCNDYVALVHPDLDRETEEILADVLKVEVFRQTVADQVLVGSYCVFSNQGGLVHPKTSIEDQDELSSLLQVPLVAGTVNRGSEVIAAGMVVNDWCAFCGLDTTSTELSVLESVFKLNEAQPSTIATSMRDSLIDSLT, encoded by the exons ATGGCGGTCCGTGCGTCGTTCGAGAACAACAGTGAGATCGGCTGCTTTGCCAAACTCACCAACAGCTACTGCCTGGTGGCCATCGGCGGCTCAGAGAACTTCTACAG TGTGTTCGAGGGCGAGCTCGCCGAGACCATCCCCGTGGTGCACGCGTCCATCGCCGGCTGCCGCATCATCGGGCGTATGTGTGTGG GGAACAGGCACGGCCTCCTGGTGCCCAACAACACCACCGACCAGGAGCTGCAGCATATCCGAAACTGCCTCCCAGACTCAGTGCAGATCCGCCGGGTGGAGGAGCGTCTCTCAGCTCTGGGCAATGTCACCACCTGCAATGACTATGTGGCCTTGGTCCATCCAGACCTGGACAGG GAGACAGAAGAAATCCTGGCTGATGTGCTCAAGGTGGAAGTCTTCAGACAGACGGTGGCTGACCAGGTGTTAGTAGGAAGCTACTGTGTCTTCAGCAATCAGGGAGGGCTGGTACACCCCAAGACTTCAATTGAGGACCAGGATGAGCTATCTTCTCTTCTTCAGGTGCCCCTTGTG GCAGGCACTGTGAACCGAGGCAGCGAGGTAATCGCCGCTGGGATGGTGGTGAACGACTGGTGTGCCTTCTGTGGTCTGGACACAACCAGCACAGAGCTTTCAGTGCTGGAGAGTGTCTTCAAGCTGAACGAAGCCCAGCCTAGCACCATTGCTACCAGCATGCGGGATTCCCTCATCGATAG ccTTACCTGA
- the MMP24OS gene encoding protein MMP24OS, with the protein MGALLTGGGGAAEPPQPQPQPAAPEGPERPRPEPGPWGPLDDVRFLIACTSWY; encoded by the coding sequence ATGGGCGCTCTGCTGACCGGCGGCGGGGGCGCCGCGGagccgccccagccccagccccagcccgccGCGCCCGAGGGCCCTGAGCGGCCCCGGCCCGAGCCCGGCCCCTGGGGGCCGCTGGACGACGTGCGTTTCCTCATCGCCTGCACCTCCTGGTACTGA